The genomic region gctccaccttgTGCATCTTGAACCTCGGAAGGACCAGCTCATCCTCGATTTGTTGGGAGAAGGGGGACCTCGTGGTAAACTCGAAGTCGCCCTCGCATCCCGCCCTTCTGCCGTGGAGTGCctcgatctggcgctccagcttctcgactttCTTGTCGAGCTCGTCGCTCTGGGGGATCGCCACGGTGGGCTGTTCgggcgcaggttgccctgggacTGACTCGACCTCCGACGGTTGCGGCCAGTCGCCTGGACCCCTCACTGGGGATTCTCTCCAGGAGGATGCTTGCGCATGGAGATCTTGGCCTTGGGGGGCCGGTCCACTTAAAGGGGGCACCGGCTGAATCGGAGCCTGAAGAAACGGTGCTGTCGGGACGCCCCTAggttgcaggccttggacaGCAGCAGCCAAGGCCTGAACCTGCTGCACCAAGGCATCAAACTGTTTCGGCCGAACTTGAGGAGTCGaatcggccggaggtggtgagttctggacagagtgtccagggctAGGTGggggacgtcgagaggcattagaagctcccttgcttctcagcttcatggccgcgactcggacccttcctctagcgccaactgttgctggaatttggacccgggggcgaccactgggccagaaaggaggagctccggtgggaaTCGGCGAGCGGCGGTCCGATGGCGCGCGACGTCCTCCaagagacctgcaagaagccggtggtcgGGGTTtccagcgccggccctccgatgcttaagtcagagggggcaagtgtatGAACAGGAGTAGTCAATTTGTAGAGTTTCAATCTCCCAGCCCCCTTTAAAATGGAGAAGTTCCCCTTTGATAGAGGGAggctgggttacctgtgatgtgacggagCAAACGGTTTGCCGTACGATTGGATATGTAGTGGAACTTAATGCTCGATCGTGTGAATCAATGCTGTTACTGTAAGAGATTAGGCCGAAGTTCTCAAGTCATCGCGAAGTCATGCCATCATTCGTAGCCACGCAGGTTTGCCGTAAGGGGCTTGGTGTCCGTAGACAGCAGAAGCCATACgccttaattgttgagtaggtTGAGTGCCTGCAGGGGCCATGcgctttgattgttgagtaaACCGGATGCCTGCAGGAGTCatacgcattgattgttgacgaAGGCAAGGCGTAGTTTTTCGGTCGCGCTGCGAGAGGATGTGACCACAGCGCGCAAGTCGGGCGTCTTTGGGTTGGTAGAGCTGCTCAGATGCTTCCAGATCGGAGGAGGTCTGCTCGACCGCCTACAGGTCAGAGGGGGTCTGCTCGACCGGCTCCAGGTCGGAGGGGGTCCGCTCGGTCGGCTCCAGGTCGGAGGGGGTCTGCTCGGCCGTTCGTGCAAGCGTGGCGACTtatatttttcccccaacaacaTCTATCCAAGAAAAGGTGCAACTCATAATCTATAAAACTACGAGCCTCTATTTGTTTACATGAATAAATAAGTCTAGGACTTAGTTTGCTTACTTATTCTAGGGGTAGACAGATTGGGCAATGTACAAAACTGCAACTCCAatgattatatataatttttcaagaaagaaaaatttcggaACAATTCtcatcaatataaatataaCATTTTAGTAGATAATTTTTGCTTTTAGAAGTATGTATTTGTTAGCCCTCCAAAGGAAAATTTCTAGTTTCGCCCCTATGTACCACGCTGAACATGAAGAGGACCTCGCATTCTTAACTCTTATGGGCTTATCCAACTCTCTCCTATGTGGAGTAACGGTGATAATGTACACAAATAATTCATTATGTATATACTACAAACATGTATCTTGTATCTTATTTAATTTGTTTGCACATCTCATTGGCTgagttattatattttatcttgGTCCCTTTTTTGTGCCTTATTttactaaaaattttaaatcttttcttcaaaGGAAATAAACCATCTTTTCTTGCTCGACCATATATATCTATCTAATTGACTCGATCAATCTAGCATACCCACAACCTTGATCCATAGATCTGTGCCTTTTCAGGAAATACATAATTAATATCTTTGGAGGATGTATTGTCTTTTCTTGCTATTCCCCACCAAATAGATTAGTTGAAAGTCTTAACCGCTGATGATCTATATATATTCACCGGCTTTATGGAAAGCCAGTAACAAATTTGTATTCACAGTTACCCAATGGGAGGGCCATTGGAGCTTCTCCGATCCTCAGCCTTCCAAGACAACAAACGCTAACATCTTAATTTGTTGTTTGGGAGCTCCCCCACCTAGCGCATTAAATGTTGAAAAAAGAATGCGAGAAGAATGTTTTACTTTTGTCTGTCTGTTACAATATATAGGAGCGGCTTTTATATAGATTAGGAGGCTGACGAAGTTTGGTAAGACCGATAAAGATTGGCACAACCAAaaacaaatcaatcaagatgaagtaaggccgactaagtttagcacaatcaatcaatcaataaattctaataaatttGATGCTAAATTTTGATGGCTCGGTATATTTGTCGACTACTAGAGTAGGATTTGTCGTAAGTGATCTCAGCCACAGGATTTTAGCAGCAAACGCCATCTGTTTATCCACAACCTCCATGAATATTGCATAGCTTACTGCTGCTCGTGGACTGTGGTTTCCACGACATTGCGCTTAGAATATCTGATGGAGGGAGACTCTGCAATGGTGTTCTCTTGGATTCAAGGAGTAGGGTCTTCTTGTCATCTCTTCCTCTCCGACTTGCGGCAATGGTTTTCCTTCAGCTACTTTCGAGAATCACATAGCTTTCACGGAGGAAACAAAGCAGCGGATTATGTGCCAAACTTGGCAACTACTCTCTCTGAACCTGTTCTCTCTTCTTCAAATTTTCCTCTACCGCTGTTGTACGTCTCTTTTGCTGTGAGGTCTAGCTGTACGTTATTCAGATCAGATGCAGATAGGGGCCGGATCTCCCCTCCCCACACATTTATCaacaaaaaaggggaaaaaatttcCATGTGGTGCAAAGTCGACCTTTTGATCCATGTCGGACAAGTTGTTGAAGGGGCTGTCCCAATCCTTTTCAGTCTCAGGGACACCTCTCACTTGCATACAATGGGTATTTGGATAATGGCTGTGATCGTTACTTCTAACTATACTTTTAATGGCCAGCTAAAGGAATAATACAGTTATCTTACCTTTCCACAgttcaaataattagaagtaTTTTCTTTAGAAAAACGATTCGGATCACCATATAAAATGATCCCTCTCCTTTCTGCCCGTGAAAAGTGAGCAGCGGTCCGATAATACCATTATTTTAGAGTGATTATTTACTGTCCCGTTGTGGAGCGGCTGATAACGATGATTGCGATATTATGATGGTCATCGTTTTTACATGTGCAGGCTGGACTGGACTGGCTCGTTACTAGCGTTTCttttcccttccttttttttgttttgttttggggTCACCGTCGCATTGATAGGCCAGTGAAGAGATGGTCCAGATGTAccaaacaacaacaaaaaaaaggacgGTCCAGACCCATCACAGCAAAGCATCCACATGGGTTTGTCGGGATATAAGCAATTGGCCGGCTCCCCTGGGCCTCATGCGCTGTCAGATATTGGACGTACACTCCCTGCTCTTCTAATCCGTTACCACATGGTCGAGAGATGATGCATCGCTAGCTTTCTCTCTCCCGAAAGAAAAGAATTGAGATTAATAAGAGATCGGAGCAGAGATCCCGTCATGGATGGAGCAGGCTCCATGTGCCGACGCGATCAAGAGTAATTAATGCTCTTTAGTTAACAATAGAGGCTATAACCAAATCGTCATTATCAGGATAATTGCAatgggaggaaaggaagaacaGATGCATGCTCATTGTTATGTGATCATTATTATTATCTCATGCCCCACAGAGAGAGATTATTCGGCCGTGCCCCTTGCCCCTCTCACACACGCGCGACAAATACTAACAGCTCGAAAAAGGACccgaaaaatatataaaaataatataagaagAATGAAGGGGCAAGGGGACCGACCACGTGCTGCGACAGCATACTTTTCGTCACTATCCATCTAATCCATCCGTCTCGTCGTGTATCTAGAGAAATATCAAGCAGCTGGAAGCGACCGACAGAAGTGCGAGCGACAGGGAGAAGATGAAGGGGCGCGGCGGTGGAGCGGAGCTAGGCGAGACGCCGGAGGGCCCGGATGCGGCCGGCGAGACGCCGGAGGGCCCGGATGCGGCCGGCGAGACGCCGGAGGGCCCGGATGATGCGGGCGCTGGGGCGCCGGAAGGCGTGGGACCGCCGGCCGTCGGGGTAGGCGCGGGGCCGGCCGAGGACGACGAGGCAACGGTGATGGCCAGCTTCTGGCCGGTGGAGCAGTGGCCGCTGACGCCACAGATGTAATAATGGGCGCCGGAGGAGGTGAGGGTGACGGTGGCGGGGCCGGTGGACAGGGTGGAGCCGATCTGGTTCTGGGCGGTGCAGGCGTCGTAGCTGGATTTTGGCACTTGGATCACGTTGTGGATCCCCGTTGGGAAGTTGAAAACTGcagacatatatatatgtacgcgCTCCATCAGTTTGGGCCGATCGAAATCAAAAATGTAACGCGCTAACTGAAACTGATGGCCCATGCGTCCATCATCAATCACCTTGACGGGGAGGGTGTGAGAGAGCGAAAGAGACAGAAAAGCGATTTATGTAACGATAATAGCGTTATTTTTGTAATAGTTGAGTTGACACGAGGAGCATCGCACTTACCAAGGGTGTCGCCCACAACGTATGTCTGGGAGGACGACCACTCGCCGTAGAAGCTGGCGTTGGGCGGGATGGTCCATCCAGTGCCGCTGCCGCCGACCACATGCCTCGTGGCCGCTGCGACCACCGAGCCCTCCAGCACAAGACTGACCGCCGCCACGGCGATCATCATCCCAGCCCAGTCCGCTCtcttgcctcctcctcctcctgatcCACCCATCCCCTTTCGCTCGTTGGGGTTAGTGTTCTGCAGGTCGCCCCTCCTCCCCTCGTCTTCCAACCCCACCTTCTCCTTCTACTCCGCCTGCTCGATTTCCTGCAGATCCGCGTTTGCTAGCTGCTCTCAGATTCCGTATGTATGCGATGGGCGGTGGTGCGGGTCTGCTATTTTTAACAGAAAGATGGGCCGATGGGGTGAGGTGCTCGATCTACGCCTGCAGGGCTATTTATATTTCCAAATGGGGCGGGGTTTGCCTTTTCGTTGGTGGGAGGAAGGTGGGGCGTTGGGTAAAACTGGCGTGGGAAACGGGGAGTAAAATGCCCACGCGGCGAGTTGTTGCGGACCAGAACC from Phoenix dactylifera cultivar Barhee BC4 unplaced genomic scaffold, palm_55x_up_171113_PBpolish2nd_filt_p 001195F, whole genome shotgun sequence harbors:
- the LOC120103710 gene encoding cucumber peeling cupredoxin-like produces the protein MGGSGGGGGKRADWAGMMIAVAAVSLVLEGSVVAAATRHVVGGSGTGWTIPPNASFYGEWSSSQTYVVGDTLVFNFPTGIHNVIQVPKSSYDACTAQNQIGSTLSTGPATVTLTSSGAHYYICGVSGHCSTGQKLAITVASSSSAGPAPTPTAGGPTPSGAPAPASSGPSGVSPAASGPSGVSPAASGPSGVSPSSAPPPRPFIFSLSLALLSVASSCLIFL